Proteins found in one Vallitalea guaymasensis genomic segment:
- a CDS encoding ribbon-helix-helix protein, CopG family — protein MASKKMGRPLSDNPKNIRLQLRVDKETMDMLDECAKELNSNRSDVVRKGIKKVADDLKAK, from the coding sequence ATGGCATCCAAGAAAATGGGTCGACCGCTTTCTGATAATCCTAAGAATATAAGACTACAGTTAAGAGTGGATAAAGAAACTATGGATATGCTTGATGAATGTGCCAAAGAGCTTAATAGTAACCGCTCTGATGTAGTTCGTAAGGGTATTAAGAAAGTTGCTGATGACCTCAAGGCAAAATAA
- a CDS encoding DUF6145 family protein, with the protein MFDERVILCVSNAYNKKYYLNEDFEQLPQQIKDELKILSVLYTEDVGGILTIGFEESGDLFLEVEANENDLLFDEIGSGLKIKQMQTDKQELWESLEMFFRVFYLGEE; encoded by the coding sequence ATGTTTGATGAAAGAGTAATATTATGTGTTTCCAATGCTTATAATAAAAAGTATTATTTGAACGAAGACTTTGAACAGCTTCCACAACAGATAAAGGATGAACTTAAAATCTTATCTGTTTTATATACAGAAGATGTTGGTGGAATTCTGACTATAGGATTTGAAGAAAGTGGTGACTTGTTCTTAGAAGTAGAAGCCAATGAGAATGATTTATTATTTGATGAAATCGGCAGTGGTCTTAAGATCAAGCAAATGCAAACTGACAAGCAGGAATTATGGGAATCCTTAGAAATGTTTTTCAGAGTATTTTATCTAGGAGAAGAATAA
- the dusB gene encoding tRNA dihydrouridine synthase DusB, translating to MKMKIGNIELENNVILAPMAGVTDLPYRLLCKEQGCGLVYTEMVSAKAIYYNNKNTKLLMQIDERERPVAVQLFGSEPDLMAEMAKRITEENPLIDIIDINMGCPVPKIVNNNEGSALMKNPKLIGEIVKKVSTAIDKPLTIKIRKGFDESNINAVEVAKIAEENGAAAIGVHGRTREQYYSGKADWDIIRQVKDAVTIPVLGNGDVFAPEDAKRLLEETGCDGILIGRGAQGNPWIFSRIIHYLETGEVLPNPTLDEIIDTINRHLEMLSEYKGSYTAVREMRKHISWYTKGLPGSAHIRREINSTQSMEELKEKIEEIKFI from the coding sequence ATGAAAATGAAAATTGGAAATATAGAGCTTGAGAACAATGTAATATTAGCACCTATGGCAGGTGTAACCGACTTACCATACAGACTATTATGCAAAGAACAAGGATGCGGATTGGTATACACAGAAATGGTAAGCGCAAAAGCTATATACTATAATAATAAGAATACAAAACTATTAATGCAGATAGATGAAAGAGAGCGACCAGTAGCAGTACAGCTTTTTGGATCAGAACCAGACCTTATGGCTGAAATGGCAAAAAGAATTACTGAAGAAAATCCTCTTATAGACATAATTGATATTAATATGGGATGTCCAGTGCCAAAAATAGTTAATAATAATGAAGGTTCAGCGCTCATGAAAAATCCTAAGTTAATTGGAGAAATAGTGAAGAAGGTTTCTACAGCCATAGATAAACCATTGACAATCAAGATTAGAAAAGGTTTTGATGAAAGTAATATCAATGCTGTTGAAGTAGCTAAGATAGCTGAAGAAAACGGAGCTGCTGCTATTGGAGTACATGGAAGAACCAGAGAACAATATTATAGTGGAAAAGCTGATTGGGATATAATAAGACAAGTTAAAGATGCAGTAACAATACCGGTATTAGGCAATGGAGATGTTTTTGCACCAGAAGATGCTAAGAGGTTATTAGAAGAAACTGGTTGTGACGGTATACTTATTGGAAGAGGAGCACAAGGTAACCCTTGGATATTCAGTAGGATAATCCATTACCTAGAAACCGGAGAGGTACTACCTAATCCTACGTTAGATGAAATTATAGATACCATCAACAGGCACTTAGAAATGCTGTCAGAATATAAAGGCAGCTACACAGCTGTTAGGGAAATGAGAAAGCATATTTCCTGGTATACAAAAGGATTACCTGGTTCTGCCCATATAAGAAGAGAAATCAATAGTACCCAATCTATGGAGGAACTAAAAGAAAAAATAGAAGAAATTAAATTTATCTGA
- a CDS encoding Dabb family protein, with protein sequence MIRHVVMFKYQEEAEGNDKKYNLNKTKELLEKLQGKVEEIKYLHVGLNDDEADNSNYDLVLTVDVESISDLNAYQINPDHALVGKFIKKVAMARACVDYRV encoded by the coding sequence ATGATCCGTCACGTGGTAATGTTCAAATATCAAGAAGAAGCAGAAGGCAATGATAAGAAATATAATCTAAACAAGACAAAAGAGTTGTTAGAAAAATTACAAGGTAAAGTAGAAGAAATAAAATATCTTCATGTAGGATTGAACGATGATGAAGCTGATAATAGTAATTATGATTTGGTTCTTACTGTAGATGTAGAATCAATATCAGACCTTAATGCATATCAGATCAATCCAGACCATGCTTTAGTAGGTAAGTTCATCAAAAAAGTTGCAATGGCTAGAGCTTGTGTTGATTATAGAGTATAG
- the argF gene encoding ornithine carbamoyltransferase has protein sequence MTVNLKGKSLLTLKDFNKVEIEYLLNLAGDLKQKKRMGIIGEGLKGKNIALIFEKPSTRTRCAFTVACTDEGGHPEYLGKNDIQLGYKESVEDTARVLGRLFDGIEFRGFSQEHVEKLAKYSGVPVWNGLTDDYHPTQILADLLTIKEKFGKLEGLNFVYVGDGRNNMANSLMIGCSKMGMNFTLIAPKQLWPVDQLIDECKAFAKESGSIINISDDTEEVAQADIIYTDVWCSMGEETKAAERIKLLKPYQVNKELLTKTNKNDTICMHCLPAVKGNEITEEVFEQYSQVIFDEAENRMHTIKAVMVGTI, from the coding sequence ATGACAGTTAACCTAAAAGGAAAAAGCTTATTAACTTTGAAGGATTTTAACAAAGTTGAAATTGAATATTTATTAAATCTAGCAGGAGATTTGAAGCAAAAGAAGAGAATGGGTATTATTGGAGAAGGTTTAAAAGGGAAAAATATAGCTTTAATATTCGAAAAGCCTTCTACAAGAACAAGATGTGCTTTTACTGTAGCTTGTACAGATGAAGGAGGGCATCCTGAGTATCTAGGTAAGAACGATATACAATTAGGTTATAAAGAATCTGTTGAAGATACTGCAAGAGTGTTAGGAAGATTATTTGATGGAATAGAGTTCAGAGGTTTTTCACAAGAACATGTAGAAAAATTAGCCAAGTACAGCGGTGTTCCAGTATGGAATGGATTGACTGATGATTACCATCCAACTCAGATATTAGCCGATTTATTGACTATAAAAGAGAAATTTGGAAAGCTGGAAGGACTTAATTTTGTCTATGTAGGTGATGGACGTAACAATATGGCTAACAGTCTAATGATTGGATGCAGCAAGATGGGAATGAATTTCACATTAATCGCTCCTAAACAGTTATGGCCTGTAGACCAGTTAATAGATGAATGCAAAGCCTTTGCAAAAGAATCAGGAAGTATAATAAACATATCAGACGATACCGAGGAAGTAGCACAAGCAGATATAATATATACAGACGTATGGTGCTCAATGGGCGAAGAGACCAAAGCCGCCGAAAGAATCAAATTATTAAAACCATATCAAGTAAATAAAGAATTGCTAACTAAAACCAATAAAAACGACACAATATGCATGCATTGCCTACCAGCAGTAAAAGGCAACGAAATAACAGAAGAAGTATTCGAACAGTACTCACAAGTAATATTTGACGAAGCTGAAAATAGAATGCACACTATAAAAGCTGTGATGGTCGGAACAATATAG
- a CDS encoding ECF transporter S component, giving the protein MKKRVSTRKLVLASVMVAITIILAYTPLGLIPLPPINPTILHIPTIIIAIVEGPIMGVVVGLGFGVATLIKAFTMPASPLDPLFMNPLISVLPRILIGITTYYSYALIKHLLGKTKKSESIAVGFGAVIGSFTNTIGVLGMIFIVYSDFIKDKLGVEAKTLIYSVATTSGVGEAVLAAAVSIGVVYSLKKAFYRK; this is encoded by the coding sequence ATGAAAAAAAGAGTAAGTACTAGGAAACTTGTATTAGCTTCGGTAATGGTGGCTATAACTATTATTCTAGCATATACACCACTTGGATTGATTCCTTTACCACCAATTAACCCAACGATATTACATATACCTACAATAATAATAGCTATTGTTGAAGGACCTATCATGGGTGTTGTAGTCGGTTTGGGATTCGGTGTAGCGACTTTGATTAAAGCATTTACTATGCCAGCATCACCATTAGACCCATTATTCATGAATCCACTTATTTCAGTATTGCCAAGAATATTGATAGGGATTACAACTTATTATTCATATGCATTGATTAAACACCTGCTAGGTAAAACTAAAAAATCAGAATCAATAGCTGTTGGTTTTGGTGCTGTAATTGGTAGTTTTACTAACACTATAGGTGTACTTGGTATGATATTCATAGTATACTCTGACTTTATAAAAGACAAATTGGGCGTAGAGGCAAAAACGTTAATATACTCTGTTGCTACTACAAGCGGTGTAGGAGAAGCTGTTCTAGCCGCCGCAGTATCCATAGGAGTAGTTTATTCCCTCAAAAAGGCTTTTTATAGAAAATAA
- a CDS encoding biotin--[acetyl-CoA-carboxylase] ligase encodes MKEKIIQLLNEADDYISGEEISKQLGVSRTAIWKVINRLKEEGYEIESVTRKGYRLLSSPDILNSEELHYNLNTEIIGNKIINFDKLDSTNQQAKKLALEGASNGTVVIAEEQTAGKGRRGKMWVSPPGTGIWMSAILRPSVMPENASMLTLVAGLAVCKAVREITNLEASIKWPNDIVVNGKKICGLLTEMNSEIDFINFVVVGIGINVNIEKFPPELDNIATSLMIEGNQSYQRKKLVKRTLEIFEDYYKKYLATEDLTKIIEEYNEHCINIGRKVRVTGRKQDITGNVKCVTNKGELIVTDQQGEDIVVTSGEVSVRGIYGYV; translated from the coding sequence ATGAAAGAGAAAATAATACAATTACTGAATGAAGCTGATGACTACATTTCAGGTGAAGAAATAAGCAAACAACTAGGGGTCTCCAGAACGGCTATATGGAAAGTTATTAATCGTTTAAAAGAAGAAGGTTATGAAATCGAATCCGTTACGAGAAAAGGCTATAGACTTCTATCATCTCCTGATATATTGAACAGCGAAGAATTACATTATAATCTTAATACAGAAATTATCGGTAATAAAATAATTAATTTTGATAAACTGGACTCTACCAATCAACAAGCTAAAAAATTAGCCTTAGAAGGTGCAAGCAACGGAACGGTCGTTATTGCTGAAGAACAAACAGCAGGTAAGGGTAGAAGAGGTAAGATGTGGGTTTCTCCACCTGGTACAGGCATATGGATGTCTGCTATATTAAGACCTAGTGTGATGCCAGAGAATGCTTCAATGTTGACGTTGGTAGCAGGACTAGCAGTATGCAAGGCTGTAAGAGAGATAACCAACTTAGAAGCGTCAATCAAATGGCCTAATGACATTGTTGTGAACGGTAAAAAAATATGCGGATTACTAACAGAAATGAACTCGGAAATAGACTTTATCAATTTTGTGGTAGTAGGAATAGGAATAAATGTGAATATAGAAAAATTCCCACCAGAATTAGATAATATTGCAACTTCATTGATGATAGAAGGAAATCAATCCTATCAAAGAAAAAAACTTGTTAAAAGGACTCTAGAGATTTTTGAAGACTACTATAAAAAATACCTTGCAACAGAAGACTTAACTAAAATCATTGAGGAATATAATGAACATTGTATAAATATAGGCAGAAAAGTAAGAGTTACAGGAAGAAAACAGGATATAACTGGTAATGTGAAATGTGTCACCAATAAAGGTGAACTCATAGTAACAGACCAGCAAGGAGAAGATATAGTAGTAACTTCAGGAGAAGTTTCTGTAAGAGGAATATATGGATACGTATAG
- a CDS encoding DUF6809 family protein, with protein MESIIEQLFNGEIDSYENFCQTDEYIKATSEVIKVEGEFQDLINQEQREVYERLLDIKSESSVIESKIHFVYGFKIGFKLAFELYGENQNNQI; from the coding sequence ATGGAATCAATAATAGAACAACTATTTAATGGAGAAATTGATTCGTATGAAAATTTCTGTCAAACAGATGAGTACATAAAAGCTACCTCAGAAGTTATTAAAGTAGAAGGTGAATTTCAAGATCTAATAAACCAAGAGCAAAGAGAAGTTTACGAAAGATTACTGGACATAAAATCTGAAAGTTCTGTAATTGAATCTAAAATTCATTTTGTTTATGGTTTCAAGATAGGATTCAAGTTAGCTTTTGAATTATATGGTGAAAATCAAAACAACCAAATATAA
- a CDS encoding type III pantothenate kinase gives MLLVIDIGNTNIVLGAYEEDKLVANWRMTTKTPRTSDEYGLFMYNLFLHKGIDVNEVKDVIIASVVPNIMYSLVNGIIKYFKTTPIIVGPGVKTGINIRTDNPKEVGADRIVNIVSAYYTYGGPAIVIDFGTATTYDIVTEDGIFNAAITSPGLKISANALWQKAAKLPEIEIKKPKTILAKNTITSMQAGLVYGYIGQVEYIVKKVKEEMNLPDMKVVATGGLAKVIYKETNAIDVYDPMLTLKGLKIIHDKNKN, from the coding sequence ATGTTATTAGTTATAGATATTGGCAATACTAACATAGTGTTAGGAGCTTATGAAGAAGATAAACTAGTGGCAAATTGGAGAATGACAACAAAAACACCTAGAACATCAGATGAATATGGGCTATTCATGTATAATTTATTTTTACATAAGGGAATAGATGTGAATGAAGTAAAAGATGTAATCATTGCTTCTGTAGTTCCTAATATCATGTATTCACTGGTTAATGGTATAATAAAATATTTTAAAACTACTCCTATAATAGTTGGACCTGGGGTAAAAACAGGTATCAATATAAGAACAGACAATCCAAAAGAAGTTGGAGCAGATAGAATTGTCAATATAGTAAGTGCTTATTATACTTATGGAGGACCTGCCATAGTTATTGATTTTGGAACTGCAACTACTTACGATATAGTTACGGAAGATGGAATATTCAATGCAGCCATAACATCACCAGGGCTTAAGATAAGCGCTAATGCTCTATGGCAAAAGGCAGCTAAACTACCAGAAATAGAGATCAAGAAACCTAAGACTATCCTTGCAAAGAATACCATCACTAGTATGCAGGCAGGATTGGTTTATGGTTATATAGGACAAGTTGAATATATTGTCAAGAAGGTAAAAGAAGAGATGAACTTACCTGATATGAAAGTAGTTGCAACAGGCGGACTTGCCAAAGTCATCTACAAAGAAACAAATGCTATAGACGTATATGACCCAATGTTAACATTGAAGGGACTTAAAATAATACACGATAAAAATAAAAACTGA